Proteins from a single region of Candidatus Alcyoniella australis:
- a CDS encoding heparinase II/III family protein translates to MNAERWLPRLVMSIAALGMCLCGAACVQSDFDDSPSQDADQPADNDDDPADDDSTAGALQELIGDPDRDGIDSRVELEMGFDPFDPASAPAWHPEYDQRPRLLFDSGGLEQMLIRAQSDQWPYNKIVRGLRSRSQRTIPQMPTAYYDPTVTLQQSDIAQAAAFVSILDNDRSLCSKALQILASIEHRVHELPLNKLDENTILGGTALGQFSVAYDLLASIRGLDPVALENARLGVVALADALYHFQVEFLPIELMLTQNNHNIKFAAGLGMAGLCFNMRPEAAVYVSFAQTEIYHYMLDWQYVEGGGWAEGPNYLSYTEESSLPYLAAYNRFAQGENYPYTVDCRVRFGGCEGGVLQINDMLLDPRLEQIHRWWLDIALPWGQGPMIDDSNLHDAYSGIWAALTHDPEYYWNFQQRGMTGRLDLMHLAFYQENPSIGVPSRPRLKLLEPAGQGVLRSSASPDALYALLLGEHGVAREHGIGHEHPDATSFSVAAFGRMLLIDSGYINFEKRGLVADAENHNLILVDGKGPPSGLRGLGCGVDAYLSTDVDLDNLSGLKVEARYAGVDFERRLLLVRDNYLVVIDRTADDADHEYSSLWHTLSSGTIGGNLQIEGSGFRFEADDVGLEAWISSTDRQSLDSLWDYHGQYHSIVDSHQVVSSTVSALNPAWATVLIPYRLGDVLPQLAELEAEGLAGWIVEDDQHLDVFAVSQAGDDSFCITLPLQSASQEICTDSGIVIYGLDKPALSAAWDLPQFGISSRTVPAILKD, encoded by the coding sequence TTGAACGCTGAACGTTGGTTGCCGCGCCTGGTGATGTCGATCGCCGCGCTGGGGATGTGCCTTTGCGGTGCTGCCTGCGTGCAATCCGACTTCGACGACTCCCCGTCGCAGGACGCTGATCAGCCGGCCGACAACGACGACGATCCGGCGGACGACGATTCAACCGCAGGGGCCTTGCAGGAACTGATCGGCGACCCGGACCGCGACGGCATCGACAGCCGGGTCGAGCTCGAGATGGGATTCGATCCGTTCGATCCTGCCAGCGCTCCGGCCTGGCACCCGGAATATGACCAGCGTCCGCGCCTGCTGTTCGATTCGGGCGGGCTCGAGCAGATGTTGATTCGCGCTCAGAGCGACCAATGGCCCTACAACAAGATCGTCCGCGGATTGCGCTCCCGCTCCCAGCGGACGATTCCGCAAATGCCTACCGCTTACTACGATCCCACGGTGACCCTGCAACAATCCGACATCGCCCAGGCCGCGGCGTTCGTCTCGATCCTCGACAATGATCGGTCGCTGTGCAGCAAGGCGTTGCAGATTTTGGCATCGATCGAGCATCGGGTGCACGAACTTCCGCTGAACAAGCTGGACGAGAACACGATTCTCGGCGGAACAGCCCTGGGGCAGTTCAGCGTGGCCTACGATCTACTAGCCTCGATTCGCGGCTTGGACCCGGTGGCGCTCGAGAATGCGCGGCTGGGAGTGGTCGCGCTGGCCGACGCACTGTATCACTTCCAGGTCGAGTTTCTGCCCATCGAGCTGATGCTGACCCAGAACAACCACAACATTAAATTCGCCGCAGGACTGGGGATGGCCGGCCTGTGCTTTAACATGCGGCCCGAGGCCGCGGTCTACGTCAGCTTTGCCCAAACCGAGATCTACCATTACATGCTCGATTGGCAGTACGTGGAGGGCGGTGGCTGGGCCGAGGGCCCCAATTACCTGAGCTACACCGAGGAGTCCTCCCTGCCCTATTTGGCTGCCTACAACCGATTTGCACAGGGTGAGAACTACCCCTATACGGTCGATTGCCGAGTGCGCTTCGGTGGCTGCGAGGGCGGCGTGCTGCAGATCAACGACATGCTGCTCGATCCGCGGCTGGAACAGATCCACCGCTGGTGGCTCGATATCGCGCTGCCCTGGGGCCAGGGCCCGATGATCGACGATTCGAACCTGCACGACGCCTACAGCGGGATCTGGGCCGCGTTGACCCACGATCCGGAGTATTACTGGAATTTCCAACAGCGCGGGATGACCGGCAGGCTCGATTTGATGCACCTGGCCTTTTATCAGGAGAACCCGTCGATCGGCGTGCCCTCCCGACCGCGGCTGAAGTTGCTCGAACCGGCGGGACAGGGAGTGCTGCGCAGCTCGGCATCGCCCGACGCGCTGTACGCGCTGCTGCTGGGCGAGCACGGCGTGGCGCGCGAGCACGGCATCGGCCACGAACATCCCGACGCAACCAGCTTCAGCGTCGCAGCCTTCGGCCGGATGCTGCTGATCGACTCGGGCTACATCAACTTCGAGAAGCGCGGTCTGGTCGCCGACGCCGAGAACCACAACCTGATCCTGGTCGACGGCAAGGGCCCGCCCAGCGGATTACGTGGACTGGGTTGCGGCGTGGACGCCTACCTCTCGACCGATGTCGACCTGGACAACCTGTCCGGACTCAAGGTTGAGGCGCGCTACGCGGGAGTCGATTTCGAGCGCCGACTGTTGCTGGTGCGGGATAACTACCTGGTGGTGATCGATCGCACCGCCGATGACGCAGATCACGAATACAGCTCGCTGTGGCACACCCTGTCGAGCGGAACCATCGGCGGCAATCTACAGATTGAGGGGTCGGGCTTCAGGTTCGAGGCCGACGATGTGGGGCTCGAGGCCTGGATCAGCAGCACCGACAGACAGTCGTTGGACTCCCTGTGGGATTATCACGGTCAGTACCACTCGATCGTGGACAGCCACCAGGTGGTCAGCTCCACAGTATCAGCGCTCAACCCGGCCTGGGCGACCGTGCTGATCCCCTATCGCCTCGGGGACGTGCTGCCGCAACTAGCTGAGCTTGAGGCCGAAGGCCTGGCCGGTTGGATCGTGGAAGACGATCAACATTTGGACGTCTTTGCGGTCTCGCAGGCCGGAGACGACAGCTTCTGTATCACGCTGCCGCTGCAAAGCGCTTCCCAAGAGATTTGCACTGACAGCGGGATAGTGATCTACGGTTTGGACAAGCCCGCTCTATCGGCCGCCTGGGATCTGCCGCAGTTCGGCATCTCGAGCCGCACTGTTCCCGCTATCCTGAAAGATTAA
- a CDS encoding cob(I)yrinic acid a,c-diamide adenosyltransferase — MTSNAPIGRGYVQVYTGNGKGKTTAALGLALRAAGRGIKTYIGQFMKGQLYGELKGAQMLGGLVTIEQFGRDEFVHVTKPPDPRDVDKAQQCLAALRKALISGEYSIVVADEINTALWFGLLSIEQALELIKLRPEGIELVLTGRYAPESLIEAADLVTEMREVKHYYTNHVPARDGIER; from the coding sequence GTGACCAGCAACGCCCCGATCGGTAGAGGCTACGTCCAGGTCTACACCGGCAACGGCAAGGGTAAAACCACCGCCGCCCTGGGCCTGGCCCTGCGCGCTGCGGGCAGAGGGATTAAAACCTACATCGGCCAATTCATGAAGGGCCAGCTCTACGGCGAGCTCAAAGGAGCTCAAATGCTCGGCGGTTTAGTGACCATTGAGCAGTTCGGCCGCGACGAGTTTGTGCACGTGACCAAGCCGCCTGATCCGCGCGACGTGGACAAGGCCCAACAGTGCCTCGCGGCCCTGCGCAAGGCGCTGATCTCCGGCGAATATAGCATCGTGGTCGCCGACGAAATCAACACCGCGTTGTGGTTTGGGCTGCTGAGCATTGAGCAGGCCCTTGAGCTGATCAAGCTGCGGCCCGAGGGGATCGAGCTGGTGCTCACCGGGCGCTACGCCCCGGAGAGTTTAATCGAGGCGGCCGACCTGGTGACGGAAATGCGCGAGGTCAAGCACTACTATACCAACCATGTACCTGCCAGGGATGGGATTGAACGCTGA
- a CDS encoding M20/M25/M40 family metallo-hydrolase yields MATKGKRHRGGGLQRAAQNGPAALLAALVAFDTTNPPGNETPLAAAIAKLLQSYGAQPVLLEPQPGRGSVVCRIKATGTSASKGLLLMSHIDVVPAKAEEWSVPPFSGVARDGFLYGRGTFDDKYLTATHLTAVIQTLRSSRPLRRDLIFAATADEEAGGGLGMDWIARNHFPLIDCDAGLNEGGGFSLELDKRNVYLLQAAERGSIWLELIARGEPGHASMPRKDAAVDRLLAALGELQFTPALPHLTRTGGQFLAGMLPGLNYPRLAAQLVSSAASGSSLARLFPTDKDQPAPGQSNIEIVKRMFFNSMAITGLEAGDKINVVPSRARATLDIRVLPGIDPEQVVKRVQRICRKHNVEVGTIRSVPGVQAELEHTLLPAISQTMRELDPLSQVVPYMLPASTDARFLIERGIPIYGFAPVMPRKQVTDLTSRAHGIDERISLDDIELAANFARRIVAKICLC; encoded by the coding sequence TTGGCGACCAAGGGTAAGCGGCACCGCGGCGGCGGACTGCAGCGGGCCGCGCAGAACGGGCCCGCCGCGCTGCTTGCCGCGCTGGTGGCGTTCGACACTACTAACCCGCCGGGCAACGAGACGCCGCTGGCAGCGGCCATTGCAAAGCTGCTCCAATCCTACGGCGCGCAGCCTGTGCTGCTTGAGCCGCAGCCCGGACGCGGCTCAGTGGTCTGCCGCATCAAGGCCACGGGAACATCCGCTTCCAAGGGGCTGCTGTTGATGAGCCACATCGACGTGGTCCCGGCCAAGGCCGAGGAGTGGAGCGTGCCGCCGTTCTCCGGAGTTGCGCGCGACGGGTTCCTATATGGCCGCGGCACGTTCGACGATAAATACCTCACCGCCACCCACTTGACGGCTGTGATCCAGACGCTGCGCAGCTCGCGCCCGCTGAGGCGCGACTTGATCTTCGCCGCCACTGCGGATGAGGAGGCCGGCGGCGGATTAGGCATGGACTGGATCGCCCGCAACCACTTCCCGTTAATCGACTGCGACGCGGGCCTGAACGAGGGCGGCGGCTTCAGCCTGGAGCTGGATAAGCGCAACGTCTACCTGCTGCAGGCCGCTGAACGCGGCTCGATCTGGCTCGAGCTGATCGCACGCGGCGAACCGGGACACGCCTCAATGCCGCGCAAGGATGCGGCTGTGGATCGGCTGCTGGCCGCACTGGGCGAGCTGCAATTCACGCCCGCGCTTCCGCACTTGACCCGCACCGGCGGCCAGTTCCTGGCCGGAATGCTTCCCGGGCTTAACTACCCGAGGCTCGCGGCGCAGCTCGTCTCCTCGGCCGCCTCGGGCTCGTCGCTGGCGCGGTTGTTCCCAACGGATAAAGATCAACCCGCCCCTGGGCAGTCGAATATTGAGATCGTTAAGCGGATGTTTTTCAACAGCATGGCGATCACCGGCCTGGAGGCGGGCGACAAGATCAACGTGGTTCCGTCGCGGGCGCGTGCGACCCTGGACATCCGCGTGCTTCCCGGCATCGACCCCGAACAGGTGGTCAAACGCGTGCAACGCATCTGCCGCAAGCACAACGTCGAGGTGGGTACGATCCGCTCGGTCCCCGGCGTGCAGGCCGAGTTGGAGCACACGCTGCTGCCCGCGATCAGCCAGACCATGCGCGAGCTCGACCCGCTGTCCCAGGTCGTGCCGTACATGCTGCCGGCAAGCACTGACGCGCGTTTCCTGATCGAGCGCGGGATTCCGATCTACGGCTTCGCACCGGTCATGCCGCGCAAGCAGGTCACCGACCTGACCTCGCGCGCCCACGGAATCGACGAACGGATCAGCCTGGACGACATTGAACTGGCGGCGAATTTCGCGCGCCGGATCGTCGCAAAGATTTGTCTCTGTTGA
- a CDS encoding AIR synthase-related protein, which produces MAHRIEVALLEQMDDAVGRKIGRRINEDLGLSIDDVRTIQVYTVDKQLSAEQLEACASGPLCDPIIQTYAVDNPLARDFDWLIEVGYLPGVTDNIGRTAREALEVRLGLRFEPGESVYSSIQYLVKGKLEPGQAEAIARDVLGNGLIQRFTVISAEQFDVAGGVPLVVPKVTSMHHPEVRRIDLDVPEAELLRISSEGVLALSLEEMQTLASYYHRPDVRKRRSDAGLPPDRPTDVELECLAQTWSEHCKHKIFNALIDYDDGSGEGEVINSLFNTYIKGATRDVRETLGERDYCLSVFKDNAGVIRWEPDTNLVMKVETHNSPSALDPYGGALTGIVGVNRDPFGTGMGSKLCFNVDTFCFASPFWDKPLPPRLLHPKRILEGVREGVEHGGNKSGIPTVDGGLVFDDRFAGKPLVFCGTGGIMPVEINGKPAHEKQVLAGDLIVMCGGRIGKDGIHGATFSSEALHAGSPATAVQIGDPITQKRMTDFLLVARDMGLYNSITDDGAGGLSSSVGEMARDCGGFTLELDKAPLKYAGLDPWEILISESQERMTLAVPHDKLESLLALSEKMNVESTVLGEFNDSGMACCRFQERTVLLLEMDFLHEGLPQMRLKAVWQPPQRDESEPDEPQDYGSILHKLLARLNVCSREYVIRQYDHEVQGGSVIKPLVGALNDGPSDAAVVRPLLDRWSGVVVSNGICPKFSDIDAYAMAANAVDEAVRNAVAVGGDPNYLAGLDNFCWCDPVQSQSTPDGHHKLAQLVRANKALYAMCLAYGIPLISGKDSMKNDFQIGEHKISIPPTLLFSIIGRVDDVRNCVTMDAKAAGDLVYVLGTTRHELGGSEYCAMFGTIGAQAPSVNVEHNLDIYEALAAAIQSGLVQSCHDASDGGLGVSLAESSFAGDLGIEIDLERVPAQGALRSDVLLFSESSGRFVVTVSPDLAADFEQAMEGASLAKVGTVTDDRTLTIKRKQLSLINENIDELRATWKSTLDF; this is translated from the coding sequence ATGGCCCACAGGATCGAAGTCGCACTCCTTGAACAGATGGACGACGCGGTCGGCCGCAAGATCGGACGGCGGATCAACGAAGATCTGGGCCTGAGCATCGATGACGTGCGCACGATCCAGGTCTACACCGTCGACAAGCAACTCAGCGCCGAACAGCTCGAGGCCTGCGCCTCAGGACCGCTGTGCGATCCGATCATCCAGACCTACGCGGTCGATAATCCGCTGGCGCGCGACTTCGATTGGCTGATCGAGGTCGGCTACCTGCCCGGCGTCACCGACAACATCGGACGCACCGCCCGCGAGGCGCTCGAGGTCCGGCTGGGACTGCGCTTCGAGCCCGGTGAGTCGGTCTACAGCTCGATCCAGTATCTGGTTAAGGGCAAGCTCGAGCCCGGCCAGGCCGAGGCCATCGCCCGCGACGTGCTGGGCAACGGGCTGATCCAACGCTTCACCGTGATCAGCGCCGAACAGTTCGACGTTGCCGGCGGCGTCCCGCTGGTGGTTCCCAAGGTGACGTCGATGCACCATCCCGAGGTCCGCCGGATCGACCTCGACGTTCCCGAAGCAGAGCTGTTGCGCATCAGCAGCGAGGGCGTGCTGGCGCTGAGTCTCGAGGAGATGCAGACCCTTGCCTCGTATTATCATCGGCCGGATGTGCGCAAGCGTCGCAGCGACGCGGGCCTGCCGCCGGATCGGCCCACCGACGTGGAGCTGGAATGCCTGGCCCAGACCTGGTCCGAGCACTGCAAGCACAAGATCTTCAACGCACTGATCGACTACGACGACGGCAGCGGCGAAGGCGAGGTAATAAATTCGCTGTTCAACACCTACATCAAAGGCGCTACCCGCGACGTGCGCGAGACGCTGGGCGAACGGGACTACTGCCTCTCGGTGTTCAAGGATAACGCCGGCGTGATCCGCTGGGAGCCCGACACCAACCTGGTGATGAAGGTCGAAACGCACAACAGCCCCTCGGCTCTCGACCCCTACGGCGGAGCGCTGACCGGAATCGTCGGCGTCAACCGCGATCCGTTCGGCACGGGCATGGGCTCCAAGCTGTGCTTCAACGTCGACACCTTCTGCTTTGCCTCGCCGTTCTGGGACAAACCGCTGCCGCCGCGGCTGCTGCATCCCAAGCGGATCCTCGAAGGCGTACGCGAGGGGGTCGAGCACGGCGGCAACAAGTCCGGAATTCCGACCGTTGACGGCGGACTGGTGTTCGACGACCGCTTCGCGGGCAAGCCGCTGGTGTTCTGCGGCACCGGCGGGATTATGCCGGTCGAGATCAACGGCAAACCGGCACACGAAAAGCAAGTGCTGGCCGGCGACTTGATCGTGATGTGCGGCGGCCGTATCGGCAAGGACGGGATTCACGGCGCGACCTTCAGTTCCGAGGCGCTGCACGCCGGAAGCCCGGCCACGGCAGTTCAGATCGGCGATCCGATCACCCAGAAGCGGATGACCGACTTCCTGCTCGTGGCGCGCGACATGGGGCTCTACAATTCGATCACCGACGACGGCGCGGGCGGACTCTCCTCGTCGGTGGGCGAGATGGCCCGCGACTGCGGCGGATTCACCCTCGAGCTGGACAAGGCTCCGCTCAAGTACGCCGGGCTCGACCCTTGGGAAATTTTAATTTCCGAATCCCAGGAGCGCATGACCCTTGCGGTACCGCACGATAAGCTCGAAAGCCTGCTGGCGCTCTCGGAAAAGATGAACGTCGAGTCCACGGTGCTCGGCGAGTTCAACGACTCGGGCATGGCCTGCTGCCGTTTCCAGGAGCGTACGGTGCTGCTGCTCGAGATGGACTTCCTGCACGAGGGACTGCCGCAGATGCGGCTTAAGGCGGTCTGGCAGCCGCCGCAGCGCGACGAGAGCGAGCCCGACGAGCCGCAGGACTACGGCTCGATCCTGCACAAACTGCTGGCGCGACTCAACGTCTGCTCCCGCGAGTACGTGATCCGGCAGTACGACCACGAGGTGCAGGGCGGCTCGGTGATCAAGCCGCTGGTCGGCGCGTTGAACGACGGCCCCTCCGACGCCGCAGTGGTCAGGCCATTGCTCGACCGCTGGAGCGGGGTGGTGGTCAGCAACGGCATCTGCCCCAAGTTCTCGGACATCGACGCCTACGCCATGGCTGCCAACGCGGTGGACGAGGCGGTGCGCAACGCCGTGGCCGTGGGCGGCGACCCGAATTATCTGGCGGGCCTGGACAACTTCTGCTGGTGCGATCCGGTGCAAAGCCAGTCCACGCCCGACGGACACCACAAGCTCGCCCAACTGGTGCGCGCCAACAAGGCGCTCTACGCGATGTGCTTGGCCTACGGCATCCCGCTGATCAGTGGCAAGGACTCGATGAAGAACGACTTTCAAATCGGCGAACACAAGATCAGCATTCCGCCGACCCTGTTATTCTCGATCATCGGCCGCGTGGACGACGTGCGCAACTGCGTGACCATGGACGCCAAAGCTGCGGGCGATTTGGTCTACGTGCTGGGGACCACGCGGCACGAGCTGGGCGGCTCCGAGTATTGCGCCATGTTCGGCACGATCGGCGCGCAGGCGCCAAGCGTGAACGTCGAGCACAACCTGGACATTTACGAGGCCCTGGCCGCCGCGATCCAGAGCGGGTTGGTGCAAAGCTGCCACGACGCATCGGACGGCGGACTGGGCGTGAGCCTGGCCGAGAGCTCCTTTGCCGGCGACCTGGGAATCGAGATCGACCTCGAGCGCGTGCCGGCCCAGGGCGCTCTGCGCTCGGACGTGCTGCTGTTCAGCGAATCGTCGGGACGCTTCGTGGTGACGGTCAGCCCGGATCTGGCCGCTGATTTCGAGCAGGCGATGGAGGGCGCGTCGTTGGCCAAGGTGGGAACGGTGACCGACGATCGTACCCTGACAATCAAGCGTAAACAGCTCTCACTGATCAATGAGAACATCGACGAGCTGCGCGCAACCTGGAAAAGCACGCTGGACTTCTGA
- a CDS encoding phosphoribosylformylglycinamidine synthase subunit PurQ → MDKQVRAMVMAGNGTNCEMEMAHACRMAGAEVVDTVSIYELLDGERKLEDYHFLNIPGGFLDGDDLGSAKAAANIYAHAKVRNSDETLRGQLERFVEQGKLILGICNGFQLLIKLGLVPAIDGKYFEQQATLTFNKSGRFENRWVRLTIDPQSPCVFTRGLTSIELPVRHGEGQVVVPDSAMGERLKHGHVALRYAACVGGLPTEEYPANPNGSQDGVAGLCDPSGRVFGMMPHPEAFLHRTNHPRWTRETLPEQGDGLALFINAVDYIRDNLLD, encoded by the coding sequence ATGGACAAACAAGTTCGCGCGATGGTGATGGCCGGCAACGGCACCAACTGCGAAATGGAAATGGCCCATGCCTGCCGCATGGCGGGCGCGGAGGTGGTCGACACCGTGTCGATCTACGAGCTGCTCGACGGCGAGCGCAAGCTCGAGGACTACCATTTCCTCAACATTCCAGGCGGCTTCCTCGATGGCGACGACCTGGGATCGGCCAAGGCCGCGGCCAACATCTACGCCCACGCCAAAGTGCGCAACAGCGACGAAACCCTGCGCGGCCAGCTCGAGCGCTTCGTTGAGCAGGGCAAGCTGATTCTCGGCATCTGCAACGGCTTCCAACTGTTGATCAAGCTCGGGCTGGTCCCGGCGATCGACGGAAAATATTTCGAGCAGCAGGCCACGCTGACCTTCAACAAGTCCGGACGCTTCGAGAACCGTTGGGTGCGGCTGACGATCGACCCCCAATCGCCGTGCGTGTTTACCCGCGGGCTGACCAGCATCGAACTGCCCGTGCGTCACGGCGAGGGGCAGGTAGTGGTTCCCGACAGCGCCATGGGCGAGCGCCTCAAACACGGGCACGTTGCGCTGCGCTATGCCGCTTGCGTGGGCGGATTGCCGACCGAGGAATATCCGGCCAACCCCAACGGCTCTCAAGACGGCGTGGCCGGACTGTGCGACCCCAGCGGCCGGGTCTTCGGCATGATGCCGCACCCCGAGGCGTTCCTGCATCGCACCAACCACCCGCGCTGGACCCGCGAGACCCTGCCCGAACAAGGCGACGGACTGGCGCTGTTCATCAACGCCGTGGACTACATCAGGGACAACCTGCTCGACTGA
- a CDS encoding PqqD family protein, producing MALAPRNFLTLVPLQRPADITGDPGCVVIHAPRFRSKIGQFFGRLLRRSEQLSLKLDERSAYCWKLIDGERNVQQICDQMQQRFGDEVEPVVQRIMQLLQIFERNRLVSYR from the coding sequence GTGGCGCTGGCGCCACGCAACTTCCTCACACTGGTTCCGCTGCAGCGGCCGGCCGATATTACGGGCGATCCGGGCTGCGTCGTAATCCATGCACCGCGTTTCCGCTCCAAAATCGGGCAATTCTTCGGCAGGCTGCTGCGCCGCTCGGAGCAGCTGAGCCTGAAACTCGACGAACGTAGCGCTTACTGCTGGAAGTTGATCGACGGAGAGCGCAACGTGCAACAGATCTGCGACCAGATGCAGCAACGTTTCGGCGACGAGGTCGAGCCGGTGGTCCAGCGCATTATGCAGTTGTTGCAGATTTTCGAGCGCAACCGGCTGGTCAGCTACCGCTGA
- a CDS encoding oligopeptide transporter, OPT family has product MSQADFVPYIPAERTVPEVTIKALLLGIGLGLIMTAANTYLGLYAGMTVSASIPAAVISMGILRGAFSKATILENNIVQTIASAGESLAAGIIFTIPAMVITGVWTEFKFWPTTLIAIFGGLLGVLFMIPLRRALIVEEAELIFPEGVACAEVLEAGDRGGVSVSYIFQAMAVGAIFKFLVSGWNMVAGTLEGAWVWMIGKLQVSLYMGTDVSVALLSVGYIVGFNISLLVFIGGALGWLAAIPIFIARYALAFDPSTAGTAQAALAMAQAMLTQSSMGVAEMTHATKELSLSSMLISASSGGEYSSLDMMWTIWDTRIRFLGVGAMVVGGIWSIIKVRKGIVRGIGGAMAGYSKATHADGSSAVSRTERDLSLPTILGFLLATIIPIFVLYIVLTKSFGIGVISGLLMVVTAFFFVAVASYIVGLVGSSNSPVSGMTICTVLLSSAVLWKMGMTGTAGIIASLGIAGVVCCAACTSGDICQDLKTGYLVGATPWKQQAVQLVAVITPAAIIPPILTLLHTYPGIGIEVIEGVQPLKAPQATLFASLVSSIFTETPLPWGMLISGSIIGVVIIAIDEILRSSGKVFRMHIMPVAVGIYLPLSLSVPILFGGLIALVLTRRAKGKGDDPKHSIHRGTLFASGLIAGEAIMGILLASMVFFKLDPKGLMPIIMLGVVVWMLVKVALSRTEEG; this is encoded by the coding sequence ATGAGCCAAGCCGACTTCGTGCCCTACATTCCCGCCGAGAGGACCGTTCCCGAGGTTACGATCAAGGCCCTGTTGCTGGGCATCGGACTCGGGCTGATTATGACCGCGGCCAACACCTACCTGGGATTGTACGCGGGCATGACCGTCTCGGCCTCGATTCCCGCGGCCGTGATCTCGATGGGCATTCTGCGTGGAGCGTTCAGCAAGGCCACGATTCTCGAGAACAACATCGTCCAGACCATCGCCTCGGCAGGCGAGAGTCTGGCCGCGGGCATTATCTTCACCATCCCGGCGATGGTGATCACCGGCGTTTGGACCGAGTTCAAGTTCTGGCCTACGACCCTGATCGCGATCTTCGGCGGACTGCTGGGCGTGCTGTTCATGATCCCGCTGCGTCGGGCGCTGATCGTCGAGGAGGCCGAGCTGATCTTCCCCGAGGGCGTGGCCTGCGCCGAGGTGCTCGAGGCGGGCGATCGCGGCGGCGTATCGGTGAGCTACATCTTCCAGGCGATGGCCGTGGGCGCGATCTTCAAATTCCTGGTCTCGGGCTGGAACATGGTGGCCGGCACCCTCGAGGGAGCCTGGGTCTGGATGATCGGCAAGCTGCAGGTCTCGCTGTACATGGGCACCGACGTCTCGGTGGCCCTGCTCAGCGTGGGCTACATTGTCGGCTTCAATATCTCGTTGTTGGTATTCATCGGTGGCGCCCTGGGTTGGCTGGCCGCGATTCCGATCTTCATTGCCCGCTACGCCCTGGCCTTCGATCCTTCAACGGCCGGAACGGCGCAGGCGGCGTTGGCCATGGCCCAGGCAATGCTCACTCAAAGCTCAATGGGTGTGGCCGAGATGACCCACGCGACCAAAGAGCTATCGCTGAGCTCAATGTTGATCTCCGCGTCCTCGGGCGGGGAATACTCGTCCCTGGACATGATGTGGACCATCTGGGATACGCGCATCCGCTTCCTGGGCGTGGGCGCGATGGTGGTCGGCGGCATCTGGTCGATCATCAAAGTGCGCAAGGGAATCGTGCGCGGCATCGGCGGGGCGATGGCCGGCTACAGCAAGGCCACCCACGCCGACGGCAGCAGCGCGGTGTCGCGCACTGAGCGCGATCTTTCGCTGCCCACGATCCTCGGTTTCCTACTGGCGACGATTATTCCCATATTCGTGCTCTATATCGTGCTCACGAAAAGCTTCGGCATCGGTGTGATCTCCGGTCTGCTGATGGTGGTCACAGCCTTCTTCTTCGTGGCTGTGGCCAGCTATATTGTCGGATTGGTCGGATCGAGTAACAGCCCGGTGTCGGGCATGACGATCTGTACGGTGCTGCTCTCCTCGGCCGTGCTTTGGAAGATGGGGATGACCGGCACAGCCGGGATCATCGCCTCGCTGGGCATTGCCGGCGTTGTGTGCTGCGCGGCCTGCACCTCGGGCGACATCTGCCAAGATCTGAAAACCGGTTATCTGGTCGGCGCGACCCCCTGGAAGCAGCAGGCAGTGCAGCTCGTGGCGGTCATCACTCCGGCGGCGATCATCCCCCCGATCCTGACCCTGCTGCACACTTACCCGGGCATCGGCATTGAGGTGATCGAGGGGGTGCAGCCGCTCAAGGCGCCCCAGGCCACGCTGTTCGCCTCGCTGGTCAGCTCGATCTTCACCGAGACTCCCCTGCCCTGGGGCATGCTGATTTCAGGCTCGATCATCGGCGTGGTGATCATCGCCATCGACGAGATCCTCCGCTCGTCGGGCAAGGTCTTCCGCATGCACATCATGCCCGTTGCCGTGGGGATCTATCTGCCGTTGAGCCTGTCGGTGCCGATCCTCTTCGGCGGACTGATCGCGCTGGTCCTCACCAGACGCGCCAAGGGCAAGGGGGACGACCCGAAACACAGCATCCACCGTGGAACGCTGTTCGCCTCGGGGTTGATCGCCGGTGAGGCGATTATGGGCATCCTGTTGGCGTCGATGGTGTTCTTCAAGCTCGACCCCAAGGGATTGATGCCGATCATCATGCTCGGCGTGGTCGTCTGGATGCTGGTCAAGGTAGCCTTGTCCAGGACCGAGGAGGGCTGA